GCGCTGCCCATGAACCAGGGATAGCACAGGTGCGTCACTTTCTTGCCCGGCAGCCTTTCTTCAATCGCCCGCTTCGCTTGCTGCAAATCCGACAGAATTGCCTCTCTTTGTTCCACTGGCGTTTCAAAACGGGTCATCGTGTGCTGCGGGCGCCTGGCGCGATAAAACGCGAGCAATTCCCTGCGCCAGTTGCGATTCTCAAAAAAAGCCGTCCCGCCATTCTCCTGAACGAATTGTACCATGGCTTCCCGCAGCATTTCATCGTCGAAGAATTGCGGCTGGCCGGCCATGCGCGGTTCTGCGCGATAAATCGGCGTTCCCAGCGCCACCCGGCGATTAAAATCGAGCACGCCGTGATTGCGGTAAACCGGCACATTGATGTTGCCAAAGAAGTAAGTATCAAACCGCGGGTGAAAGAAATCCACCAGGATATTCGCAATGCAAGCCTGGTGGTGATGCATTGTGTGTGATTGAAAATCGATCACACCGCTGTCATGCATTTCGCGAATTTCGTGCCAGGAGCACAGCGGGAAAGCGGAGCGTTCCCGGGCCAGCAGCTCTTGCGCGGTGGCGCGCTGCCTCACGAAATCCTCATAGGTTTTCGTGGCGGGTGCGGTCTCGGGCGTCAAACCCGGAATGATAAAGCTGATGGCTTGAAAGCCGTAACGCTGCAACAGCGGAAAAGCAACCGAATAAAGCGAGGCGCGGCCGTCATCAAAAGTGAGCAGGACACTCGCCGGTGGAATCGGCTTTTCACCGGCGATGCAGGCGCGGAATTGCTCGCCGCTCAGGGTGCGATAGCCATTGGTCGCGAGAAACTGCAGCTTTTCCTCGAAAGAGACCGGTTCCACAGTGTGAAAATGAAAAACCGGCACCTGCTCGCGCAGCGGTTCCGGCCGGGCGGCGAAGACGAAGTCGGGATAATCGCGTTTGAGCAAAGCCAGCAGATCAGGGCCGTTTTTGCGATAGCTCCAGCGCAGTTTGTTGGCAATCGTTGCGAGCATGTTGTCGATTGGGTCAACCTTCTGTTTGGAGATCGGTCACAGTGTCGCAGTGCCGGGAATGCCCACCCACCCGGCCGCGGTGAAAAGCCGGTCCGGCCGCCTCACCCTCCTCAATGGGCGCGGCCATTGCTGAGCAGTTGGGTGTAGAGTTCTTCCAGAGCGGCCACATTGCGTTCGACGCTGAAGGCCTGGCTGCGCTCGCGCGCGGCCTGGCCGAATTTTTCCCGCAGCGCGGGATCACGCAGCAGCCGCAGCCAGCCCTGCGCCAGCGCGGCGCTGTCCGCCGGCGGCACCAACAGCCCATTCACCTCGTGCTGCACCATTTCCTTCATGCCGCCCACCGCAGTGACCACCACCGGCTTGCCGGCGGCCATGGCCTCCGCCAGCGCAAAGGGAAAGCCCTCGGTCAAAGAAGCCATCACGGCAATATCGAAAGCCGCGAAGGCAACCGCCACTTCCGAAACAAAGCCGGCAAAATGGAGCTTGCCTGCGAGCCCCAGTTTCGCGGCCAGGGCTTCCAGCTCGGCCCGCAGCGGACCATCGCCGGCGATGACGAAACGCGCTTCGGGACACGCGCGCGCCACCCGCGCCGCCGCTTCGACGAAATAGCGGTTGCCCTTCTCTTCGCGCAGGCGGGTCATGGTGCCCACCACGAGATGATGCGGCGCAAGCGCGAATTTTTCCCGAAACGCGGCGACTTTGGCCGGCTCGGCGCTTGTGAAATTGGCGAGATTGACGCCATTCCACACCACGCGCGTCTTCTCGCGCGCCACCCTGCGGCCGTGAATCAGGAATTCCCGCACGCTTTCACTCACCCCCACGGCGAGATCGGTTTGGTGGCGCAGCAGCCAGTCCATCGCGAATTGATGCGGCAGCACGCGCAGGATGGCCCACTCGTGCATGAGCGCGGGAATGCCCAGCCGGCTCGCGGCCAGCCGGCCGAAGTTGGCGGCGCTGTAGCCGTGCAGGTGGAG
This genomic window from candidate division KSB1 bacterium contains:
- a CDS encoding polysaccharide deacetylase family protein produces the protein MLATIANKLRWSYRKNGPDLLALLKRDYPDFVFAARPEPLREQVPVFHFHTVEPVSFEEKLQFLATNGYRTLSGEQFRACIAGEKPIPPASVLLTFDDGRASLYSVAFPLLQRYGFQAISFIIPGLTPETAPATKTYEDFVRQRATAQELLARERSAFPLCSWHEIREMHDSGVIDFQSHTMHHHQACIANILVDFFHPRFDTYFFGNINVPVYRNHGVLDFNRRVALGTPIYRAEPRMAGQPQFFDDEMLREAMVQFVQENGGTAFFENRNWRRELLAFYRARRPQHTMTRFETPVEQREAILSDLQQAKRAIEERLPGKKVTHLCYPWFMGSALAVKLSQQAGYRLNYWGIVPRRPGNRAGDNLFYVPRLEDHYIFRLPGAGRKSLAAILQAKFRAHAPGFAQQLAQN
- a CDS encoding glycosyltransferase family 4 protein, which translates into the protein MSSRKRILHVIDKLSMDGVNPSSVALCFIEWIRHADTRRFEVMVAVLRPPDAASKHLEQNGVRLFYIDKGKYSFANVGAIVALARREQIDLLHLHGYSAANFGRLAASRLGIPALMHEWAILRVLPHQFAMDWLLRHQTDLAVGVSESVREFLIHGRRVAREKTRVVWNGVNLANFTSAEPAKVAAFREKFALAPHHLVVGTMTRLREEKGNRYFVEAAARVARACPEARFVIAGDGPLRAELEALAAKLGLAGKLHFAGFVSEVAVAFAAFDIAVMASLTEGFPFALAEAMAAGKPVVVTAVGGMKEMVQHEVNGLLVPPADSAALAQGWLRLLRDPALREKFGQAARERSQAFSVERNVAALEELYTQLLSNGRAH